The DNA window GCAAGGGGATACACTCCGAAAAATTCGGCATCGCGAGGGCGCACTGTTAGACGTGGGATGTCTTTAGTACCTAGGTTTTCATTACCTCTTTGCTTAAGAAAAATATCCACATCAGCTTTCGAGTCTTTAGGTGCGATCTCTTTCAAAACACTTATCAATATGGTTAGGGTCGTTAGTCGCTGCTGGCCATCGACAACATGAGCTTCAGTATAGTTAGGATCTTTGATAAGAACTATGCTTCCCAAAAAATAGGGTGCCCTACCGGTTGGCTTGCTGTCACCAGCGGCCCACAGCAAATCATCGACGAGCTCGTCGACTTGTTCCTTTCCCCAGCTATAAGGCCTCTGATAAGGTGGAATTTCAAAAACATAATCATCGCAAAAGACGTCCTTGATTGCCTTTTCGCTAGCTCGGATAGTTTCCATAAGTCTTTCCTCCCCCGGACTTTGCTCATGAAAAGCACAATGGCTACGACAAAGCAAATGTGCCTTGCATAATTGAGCAAAACTTTTTTGGATGCTCCGAGAGGCGTAATTGCGTTTACCAAACTCTCGTTGCGATCTAACGAGCCGAGCGAAAAATTCTGACAACGATGATTTTCGGACTGGCTAAGTTACAGGTTTCTCCACCGGAACCGCCCAAACTCCCATGCCTTTATCTTCTACTACAAAGGAGACCCCATGGCCGACGATCAGGACCGCGACGAGCTATTCAAGACCTTCAACGACAAGGTGAACATGGCGCCGAAGGAGCTGGAGGACTGGCTCGATACGGACGAGTCGAAGTCGGTCGGCGATAGCGATGGCGGGGAATCGACCGGGCACAAGTCCGGCCGCAAGATCGTCGATATCAAGCGCACCAACAAGGACGATCTGACGGACGATCAGTGGGAATGGATGGACAAGGTGGTGGGCTATATCAACCGCCACTGCGCGCAGGTGCCGGACGATCCGGAGGGATCGGACTGGGCGTACAGCCTCAAAAATTGGGGCCATGATCCGATGAAGGACGATGG is part of the Novosphingopyxis iocasae genome and encodes:
- a CDS encoding DUF3140 domain-containing protein is translated as MADDQDRDELFKTFNDKVNMAPKELEDWLDTDESKSVGDSDGGESTGHKSGRKIVDIKRTNKDDLTDDQWEWMDKVVGYINRHCAQVPDDPEGSDWAYSLKNWGHDPMKDDGCA
- a CDS encoding DUF262 domain-containing protein — its product is METIRASEKAIKDVFCDDYVFEIPPYQRPYSWGKEQVDELVDDLLWAAGDSKPTGRAPYFLGSIVLIKDPNYTEAHVVDGQQRLTTLTILISVLKEIAPKDSKADVDIFLKQRGNENLGTKDIPRLTVRPRDAEFFGVYPLAIRKTVCYIMGYDEASHHRRLLSHVPR